The Melioribacteraceae bacterium 4301-Me genome contains the following window.
ACACGACAACTCATCAAATAATGCAGGAGATTACGATGACCTGCTTGATATTTCTTATGCTTGGTCTACTGTACCCACAGGCAGCCCCGGTAACTGGAGCCCTGTTGGTATGGCAGGTTACGCTTTCCTCGAAAGTCCAGGTATTTCAGACGACCGTAAAGATAATGACCAGGATGGTCTAACCGACGAAAGAAGAGATAATGTTGCAACTAGGTTTATTACGTCTCCCGACCAAGACCCGTTTATTTTAGACCCCGTTAGAGATACAGTTAATTTTAAAAACTTTTATGGTTATTCATGGAGACCTCATTGGGATGCAGATGAGAATGCAAACTGGAGGTCTTTTACTGATGAAAATGGTAATGGCAAATGGGACCCAGGTGAACCACTAAATGATGATGTGGGAAGTGATGGTATTGGTCCTTTTGATGAAGGTTACACAGGACCAGATGCTGATGGTACTGAAGGCAATGGGAAACCAGACCAAGGCGAGCCTAATTTTGGAATTCTCGATAAAGATGAATCAGACCAATTAGGACTTACAGGCTTTGCCATATTTCCTGTTCACCAGTATGAACTACATGATGATGAACAAAATTGGAAAGTGCTTTCTGGTTTGCCGTCACCACATGGGCAATCTTTGGTTGGTGTAAATCTTGCAAATTATTTTTCAAGTTATCTGTTTCATATGTGGGGTAGAAATAAATATTCTCAGATTACAGGCAAACAACAACAAACTGGAGAAACGGAAAGATTCTCTATGGCTTTGATTTTTGGCATTGATAAGGACGACCTATTTAGAAGAAAAAGAACTGTTCAGCAAATCTACAATGCTAACTATCGATTTGCTAAACCACCTGAAAAACCGAGAGTCAAAGCAATAGCTGGTGATAAAAAAGTTACCCTCTATTGGGATGACCGTGCCGAAAAAACTTTCGACGCCTTCTATCAAAAATATAATTTTGAAGGCTATAGAATTTATCGCTCTACAGAGCCAAACTTCATAGAAGACAAAATTATTACAGATGCTTATGGTAAACCTACTTTCAGAAAGCCTATTGCACAATTCGATTTAATAGATGGGGTAAAAGGTCTGCATCCGATTGATGTAAATGGAGCTTTATTCTATTTAGGAGACGATACAGGTCTTAAACATTCTTTTATTGATAGTACTGTAGAGAACGGTCAGACTTATTATTATGCAGTTTCAGCTTACGATCAGGGATTTACAACAACAACAGTACAAGGTGAATTTATAGGGATACCGCCTTCAGAAACGACAACAATTATTAAGAAGGATATTAATGGAAATATTACGACAGATATTAATACTGCCGTTGTTACTCCTAGAGCACCAGCAGCGGGATATATAGCACCAGAAATTAAAAATTTCTTTGCTAGTGGTCCCGGCACAGGTAACGTCTCAATTGATATTTTAGATCCCGATTCAATAAAAAATAATCATATATATCGAATAGAATTTACAGAGAATTCAAGATATAATAATGAATCCAAACCTAAATTCAAAATTGTAGATTATACACAAGGGGATACTCTAATTAAACCTACAGTTCTCGAAAGTTCTTCTTACGCATCAAAAGTGATTGACGGATTTTCTGTTAATATTAATAATGACAACACAGTTCTAATTGATTATGATAAAAGTGGATGGGAGAAAGGGAATAGTAATTACATTGTTCAACTTGGATTTGATTCCCGATTTGCTGCTGCTTACAATAGCAAACGTGTTAACTATCCAGCCGATTTTGAAATTGAATTAACAGAACCCGGCAAAGGTGATTTATCTTTTCCAGCCACTGGGTTTAGTCAACCTATACAATCAAACATAATTGTGAGAAATGTTACTGAAAACAAAAATTATCAATTTATATTTAGAGATGTAAACAATAATCAAATTTTTGATGACGGCGATGCAATTTTTATAGTTATGGGAGATTCTGCAGGCAAACCTGCTACTTCATTTTCTAATCTTAGAGTAAGTTGGTCAATAACGCTTGTTAAAGATACAACTATTGCCGAAGCCAACCAAAAGCCGCCACAGTTTGGAGATGTATTTAAATTGGTTACAAAAAAACCATTTCGAAACGGGGAATATTTTGAGTTTAACACACAAGCACCACAATTCGATAAGCAGAAGGCGATTAGTGATATGGATAAAATAGCCGTTGTTCCTAACCCATATGTTGGTGCCGCATCTTGGGAACCTGCTACTGTAGAGGTTGGCAGAGGCGAAAGAAGAATTTATTTTATTAATTTACCACGACAATGCACTATTCGTATCTACACAATAAGCGGGAAACATCTTAAAACAATTGAGCATAATAGTACGCTAGATAACGGACAAGAATCTTGGAACTTAGTTTCAAAAGATGGTATGGATATAGCTTACGGAGTTTATGTTTACCATGTTGATGCACCGGGCATAGGAGAAAAAATAGATAAGTTTGCAATTATTAAATAAGGCACGAACCTGTCTGCCGGCAGGCAGGTTTCACAAATTTTTACAAATAAAAGTAAACATGAGGTATAAAAATTTATTTGGGGTTTTTATGCGTAATGTGTATTTGATAAGTTTTTTAATTATGATTTTTATTTTACCGCACTCGAAGTATTTTGGCCAAAGTGTTTCTAAAACTGGTACAACCGCAGCTGCATTTTTGGAAATTCCAGTTGGAGCAAGTGCTATTGGAATGGGCGGTGCGTATGTTAGCGTAGTAAAAGATGCTTCTTCTTTATATTGGAATCCAGCAGGTGCGGCATCTATTGAAAATTATGAGGCAATTCTTTCTCATACAAATTGGATTGCTGATACAAGATTTGATTTTGCTGGACTCGTAATTCCTCTTTCAGATTTTGGGAATGTAGGCTTTAGTTTTACCTCTTTTTCAATGGATGATATGAAAGTGCGCACAGTTGAAAAGCCAGATGGAACAGGCGAATATTTTAGTGCTGGTGATATAGCTGTAGGGGTTTCTTATGCTCGTAATTTAAGTGACAGATTTTCAATTGGATTTACAGCAAAGTATATACAACAAAATATTTGGCATATGTCTGCTCAAGCTTTTGCTATTGATGCCGGTACTAAATTCAAAACTGATCTCTTTGGTGGAATGATAATCGGCGCTTCAATGTATAATTTTGGAACCCCGATGAAAATGACAGGAAGAGATACTCGATACTTTATAAGCGTTGACCCAACTAAACTTGGTTCTAACGACCAGATTCCTACTGAAATAGAAACAGACTCGTGGGATTTACCTTTAACTTTTCAAATAGGAGTTTCTACAAACTTGTTTAATTCTGAACTTTATCGTATGAGCATAGCAATAGATGCTATTCACCCCAACAATGAATATGAGAGCATGAATTTTGGCCTTGAAGCTTCATTCAAAGATTTTCTTTTTTTAAGAGCCGGCTACCAAAATGCTTTTTTGAAAGATTCTGAAGGCGGGCTATCGCTTGGTGTTGGAATAAACT
Protein-coding sequences here:
- a CDS encoding PorV/PorQ family protein, which codes for MRNVYLISFLIMIFILPHSKYFGQSVSKTGTTAAAFLEIPVGASAIGMGGAYVSVVKDASSLYWNPAGAASIENYEAILSHTNWIADTRFDFAGLVIPLSDFGNVGFSFTSFSMDDMKVRTVEKPDGTGEYFSAGDIAVGVSYARNLSDRFSIGFTAKYIQQNIWHMSAQAFAIDAGTKFKTDLFGGMIIGASMYNFGTPMKMTGRDTRYFISVDPTKLGSNDQIPTEIETDSWDLPLTFQIGVSTNLFNSELYRMSIAIDAIHPNNEYESMNFGLEASFKDFLFLRAGYQNAFLKDSEGGLSLGVGINSKLILSNALLKFDYAYRDFGRLENVHTFSLEIAF